AAGAGCGGGCAGGATGGCGACGCTCTCGTAGTAGTGCGAGAGCTCGTCGAGGGTCCATTGCCAGCCATCTCCTTCGTTTTCGACCAGGCCCTGGAGCATCGCGATGGTGGTGGGGTCGCCGGTTTTGGAGTGGAGTGTGATATCCCCAAGAAACGGAGCGATGCGGGGAAAGTGTGCTGTCTCGGTGAGAAAACGGCCGATCTCGGTGTCGGGATTTTCACCGGGCTGGAGCCGGCGAAAGAGCTTCATGATGAGCTTCGCGTCGTAAAGGATGGAGGTGTTGGATTGTTCGGCTGAACCCGTGCGAGCCGGAAGCGGACCGCTGCCGCGAGCTTCGGCGAAGGCGCTGCTGCTGCGTCCGCGCAGGCTCCCGTTGCGGGTGGGGAGTTCACCGTTCGTCTCGATGAGGCGAAGGATCGCCTGACGAACGTCTTCGCGCGCGACCGCATCGTGGAGGACTGCGGGACCTTCAGAGGTTGTGACGGTCGCGACAATGCTCGCCGGGTCTGAAGCGCGGACTATCTCTGCAACCTCGCCTGTGCTGATGGTGAGCGCGAGCTGATAGACATCGGCGCTGTCGTCTTCATAGGTCAGATGCAGGAAGAGAATCATTGCGTTGAGGTCGCGAAGCTCTGCAGAGTCCAGAATTTCAACGGTCTTGATGGTTCGAGATTTCGCTCCAAACCAGCGCTGGTGCGGAAGGTAGCTGGCCAGCAGATGCTGCAGAAGAGTTAAGCCTTCTCCGGTCAGAACGCCTTCGATGCCGCGGCTGAGCATGTGCACGACAGGCTCGTCTACGGGTACCTCTACTGGCTCAGGCGCTGCCGGTGCGGATTGCAGTTCGAGCCAGAGAAAGGAATATGGCGAAAGCGTGAGTGGGTATGGCTGCGCAGTGATAGTGGGGAAATTGACGTACCCCAGCATCTCGACGGGAACCATGCCGGAAAATTTAGAGAGGTCGAGCGAGACGGGCTGCGAAAAACGCGATAGGTTCGCGACGCAAAGGACGGTTTCGCAGTTGCCGTTCTCTTCGTACTGGCGAATGTAGGCGAGGATCTTTCGGTTTTCTGGACTGAGGAACTCCTGCGTCCCACGCCCGAAGACGTGGAAGAGTTTGCGCAGGGCGATCATGTTGCGTGTCCAATGCAACAGGGACGATTGATCGGACTGCTGGGCCTCGACGTTAATCGATTGATAGCCCCAGATCGGATCGGTGATGACGGGAAAATAAAGCCGCGCGGGGATCGACGTCGAGAAACCTGCGTTGCGGTCGGAGTTCCATTGCATGGGCGTGCGGACGCCGTTGCGATCGCCCAGATAGATGTTGTCGCCCATGCCGATCTCGTCGCCGTAGTAGAGGATGGGCGTTCCGGGGAAGCTGAGAAGAAGCGAGTTGAGCAGCTCGATGCGGCGGCGATTGTTATCGACCAGAGGCGCGAGGCGTCGGCGGATGCCAACGTTGATGCGCATGCGCGGGTCGGCCGAGTATGCGAAGTACATGTAGTCGCGCTCGTCGTCGGTGACCATCTCGAGGGTGAGTTCGTCGTGATTGCGAAGGAAGAGACCCCACTGGCAGTTGTCCGGAATGGAGGGAGTCTGCGACATAATGTCTGTGATTGGCAGACGGTCCTCCTGACGCAGTGCCATGTAGATGCGCGGCATGAGCGGGAAGTGAAAGGCCATGTTGCACTCGTCGCCGTCGCCGAAGTAGGGACGGACGTCTGCGGGCCACATGTTGGCTTCGGCGAGCACCAGGCGATTC
This Tunturibacter gelidoferens DNA region includes the following protein-coding sequences:
- the treS gene encoding maltose alpha-D-glucosyltransferase, with translation MKKVSSATDPLWYKDAIIYEIHVRAFMDSNADGIGDFPGLMSKLDYLQDLGVTCLWLLPFFPSPLRDDGYDIANYVDVNPSYGTINDFKQFLDAAHLRGMQVMIELVINHTSDQHPWFKAARLAPKASPERDMYVWSDTDKLFEGVRIIFTDTEKSNWAWDDVAQQYYWHRFFSHQPDLNFDNPRVMEEVLSAMRFWLDMGVDGLRLDAIPYLIERDGTSCENVPETHVKIKEIRAVIDAEYENRLVLAEANMWPADVRPYFGDGDECNMAFHFPLMPRIYMALRQEDRLPITDIMSQTPSIPDNCQWGLFLRNHDELTLEMVTDDERDYMYFAYSADPRMRINVGIRRRLAPLVDNNRRRIELLNSLLLSFPGTPILYYGDEIGMGDNIYLGDRNGVRTPMQWNSDRNAGFSTSIPARLYFPVITDPIWGYQSINVEAQQSDQSSLLHWTRNMIALRKLFHVFGRGTQEFLSPENRKILAYIRQYEENGNCETVLCVANLSRFSQPVSLDLSKFSGMVPVEMLGYVNFPTITAQPYPLTLSPYSFLWLELQSAPAAPEPVEVPVDEPVVHMLSRGIEGVLTGEGLTLLQHLLASYLPHQRWFGAKSRTIKTVEILDSAELRDLNAMILFLHLTYEDDSADVYQLALTISTGEVAEIVRASDPASIVATVTTSEGPAVLHDAVAREDVRQAILRLIETNGELPTRNGSLRGRSSSAFAEARGSGPLPARTGSAEQSNTSILYDAKLIMKLFRRLQPGENPDTEIGRFLTETAHFPRIAPFLGDITLHSKTGDPTTIAMLQGLVENEGDGWQWTLDELSHYYESVAILPALHDLGTPPSFLGKSESPALAREHAGLYLDAAALLGRRTAEMHLALATPTHNPAFSAEDFTTADLVADADRIDAQLSLTLDALKRGMSHLTETTADNAALVLSRRINLFARARAIASATPTAAGQRIRIHGDYHLGQVLRSRSDYVILDFEGEPARSLAERRAKQSPLRDVAGMLRSFSYAAHAAHNAFAQRRPDDAKYLEPWATLWQNSVSTEFLHAYHATIHAKDPGLIPEPAQAQLLLNAYLLEKSLYELLYELNNRPAWVRIPLSGILSLHS